One part of the Thermococcus sp. genome encodes these proteins:
- a CDS encoding nucleotidyltransferase, whose translation MNAETLKRAKEELIQRVKDFYGDNLLSIIFYGRHLQDPGFPEIDVVVVIDKPYDPVKMNRVADFVENIRDPIEEKYGYHVSFELYTREEAENFHSGYLDVVVNYEVAYDKDNYFQNLLRNMLNPKKAMDYVKYISTIEYIPVEEEERDDE comes from the coding sequence GATTCAAAGGGTGAAGGACTTCTACGGGGACAACCTGCTCTCGATAATCTTCTACGGGAGGCACCTTCAGGACCCGGGCTTTCCAGAGATAGACGTGGTCGTTGTAATAGACAAACCCTACGACCCAGTTAAGATGAACCGTGTGGCAGATTTCGTTGAGAACATAAGGGACCCAATAGAGGAGAAATACGGCTACCACGTCTCCTTCGAGCTCTACACGCGCGAGGAAGCAGAGAACTTTCACTCCGGCTACCTTGACGTGGTTGTTAACTACGAGGTGGCCTACGATAAAGATAACTACTTCCAGAACCTCCTCAGGAACATGCTGAATCCAAAAAAGGCGATGGACTACGTTAAATACATCAGCACGATTGAGTACATCCCCGTCGAGGAAGAGGAGAGGGACGACGAATGA
- the mobA gene encoding molybdenum cofactor guanylyltransferase MobA translates to MIGAVLAGGRGRRFGGDKLLFKISGKPLILYTIERLEKAEGIDEIVLVASRENAEKLERLGYGVVIDELLVGPMGGIYTALSLGDAFVVAGDMPLLVPEFVDFIIERFYLEKKPACVPRWSNGYLEPLHAAYLREFRSFLGEKIKSGRYAINRAIRESEACYIEIESLPEEWRESFFNVNTREDLERIRGIRERVL, encoded by the coding sequence ATGATAGGGGCCGTTCTGGCCGGCGGAAGAGGAAGGCGCTTTGGGGGCGATAAGTTACTCTTCAAAATTTCCGGAAAGCCCCTGATTCTTTATACCATCGAGAGGCTGGAGAAAGCGGAGGGGATAGATGAAATAGTTCTGGTCGCTTCCAGAGAAAACGCGGAAAAGCTTGAAAGACTGGGTTATGGGGTAGTCATTGATGAACTCCTCGTGGGCCCGATGGGAGGTATTTACACCGCCCTTTCCCTTGGCGATGCCTTTGTGGTTGCAGGCGACATGCCCCTCCTTGTTCCGGAGTTTGTTGATTTCATAATAGAGCGCTTTTATCTAGAAAAAAAGCCGGCCTGCGTTCCGCGGTGGAGCAACGGCTACCTTGAACCTCTCCATGCCGCTTATTTAAGGGAATTTAGGTCTTTTCTGGGAGAAAAAATCAAGAGTGGACGGTATGCGATAAACCGGGCGATAAGGGAAAGTGAGGCCTGCTACATCGAAATCGAGAGCCTTCCCGAGGAGTGGAGGGAGAGCTTCTTCAACGTGAACACGCGGGAGGATTTGGAAAGAATCAGAGGCATTCGGGAAAGAGTTCTATGA
- a CDS encoding PIN domain-containing protein — translation MAFIDYESYAEFVDIAIKITPDSKDVDFVALALKMNAVLWSNNKALKSVPYLKVLNTKEIIELFPECL, via the coding sequence GTGGCGTTCATTGACTACGAGAGCTACGCCGAGTTTGTTGACATTGCAATCAAGATAACCCCCGACTCAAAGGATGTGGACTTTGTGGCACTCGCGCTCAAGATGAACGCTGTATTATGGAGCAACAATAAAGCTCTAAAATCAGTTCCCTACCTCAAAGTTCTGAACACAAAGGAGATCATAGAACTCTTTCCCGAATGCCTCTGA
- a CDS encoding PIN domain-containing protein, whose translation MKNPIVIDTNVLFSFFKKESTTRKLILCISLDTPLYAPEYLLEELRRYSNLIYNGKKPI comes from the coding sequence TTGAAAAATCCGATAGTGATTGACACGAACGTCCTCTTCTCGTTTTTCAAAAAGGAGAGCACAACCAGAAAGCTTATCCTGTGCATCTCTCTCGACACTCCACTCTATGCCCCAGAATACCTGCTGGAGGAACTGAGAAGATATTCTAACCTGATATATAATGGGAAAAAGCCCATCTAA
- a CDS encoding hydrogenase 3 maturation endopeptidase HyCI — protein MNALEEIFQGKERIVICGIGNDIRGDDAFGVLVAEKLKKLLDNPNVLVVNCGEVPENYTGKIKDFKPELVVFVDAVDFGGEVGEYIIADPEGTIGEAVSTHGLPLKFVTQFMKTMVKAEFVLIGCQPGSTGLFQEPSELIRERAKRLAELLAGILNGGGDD, from the coding sequence ATGAACGCCCTCGAAGAAATCTTTCAAGGAAAAGAGCGAATCGTAATCTGCGGTATAGGAAACGACATAAGGGGGGACGATGCCTTCGGCGTGCTCGTGGCTGAAAAGCTGAAGAAACTCCTTGACAATCCAAACGTCCTTGTGGTAAACTGCGGTGAGGTTCCAGAGAACTACACTGGAAAAATAAAGGATTTCAAGCCGGAACTCGTTGTTTTCGTTGATGCCGTTGACTTCGGCGGTGAAGTCGGGGAGTATATAATAGCCGACCCGGAAGGAACGATAGGCGAGGCAGTCTCGACCCACGGCCTTCCTCTGAAGTTCGTGACCCAGTTCATGAAGACTATGGTTAAGGCAGAGTTCGTGCTTATAGGTTGTCAGCCCGGCTCGACAGGGTTATTCCAAGAGCCAAGCGAGCTGATAAGGGAACGTGCGAAAAGGCTGGCGGAACTGCTGGCGGGGATTCTGAACGGTGGAGGGGATGATTGA
- a CDS encoding Mrp/NBP35 family ATP-binding protein: MIDPREIAINARLEKVRRIIPVVSGKGGVGKSLISTTLALALAEKGYKVGLLDLDFHGASDHVILGFEPKEFPEEDKGVVPHTVHGIKFMTIAYYTEDKPTPLRGKEISDALIELLTITRWDELDYLVIDMPPGLGDQLLDVLRFLKRGEFLVVATPSKLALNVVRKLVQLLLEEKHKVLGIVENMKLNDEKDVEALAKEFGIPYLGGIPFYPDLDAKIGNVEGLMKTEFAGKVREIAGKL; this comes from the coding sequence ATGATAGACCCACGTGAGATAGCCATTAACGCGAGGCTTGAGAAAGTTAGGAGAATAATCCCCGTTGTCAGCGGTAAGGGGGGAGTTGGAAAATCCCTCATCTCGACCACTCTGGCTTTGGCTCTCGCTGAGAAAGGCTACAAAGTCGGTCTCCTCGACCTCGACTTCCACGGAGCGAGCGACCACGTGATTCTTGGCTTCGAACCCAAGGAGTTCCCCGAGGAGGATAAAGGCGTCGTCCCGCACACCGTCCACGGAATCAAGTTCATGACCATCGCTTATTACACCGAGGACAAGCCAACGCCACTCCGCGGGAAGGAGATAAGCGATGCCCTAATCGAACTGCTCACGATAACGAGGTGGGACGAGCTGGACTACCTCGTCATAGACATGCCGCCAGGTCTCGGCGACCAGCTCTTAGATGTGCTCCGCTTCCTCAAGAGAGGTGAGTTCCTCGTCGTTGCGACGCCCTCAAAGCTCGCCCTCAACGTAGTCAGAAAGCTCGTCCAGCTCCTCCTCGAGGAGAAGCACAAAGTTCTCGGAATTGTTGAGAACATGAAGCTCAACGATGAGAAGGACGTCGAGGCTTTGGCAAAGGAGTTCGGAATTCCCTACCTTGGAGGAATACCGTTTTACCCGGACCTCGACGCCAAGATTGGGAACGTTGAGGGGCTTATGAAGACCGAGTTTGCAGGGAAGGTAAGGGAGATAGCCGGGAAGCTTTGA
- the hypA gene encoding hydrogenase nickel incorporation protein HypA, giving the protein MHEWALADAIVRTVLDYAQKEGAKRVKAVKVVLGELQDVAEDIVKFAMEQMFAGTIAEGAEIIFEEEEAIFKCRNCGHTWKLKEVKDKFDERIKEDIHFIPEVVHAFLACPKCGSHDFEVVQGRGVYVAGIMIEKEGGK; this is encoded by the coding sequence ATGCACGAGTGGGCGCTGGCTGATGCTATTGTTAGAACGGTTCTTGATTACGCCCAGAAAGAAGGAGCGAAGCGCGTTAAAGCAGTTAAAGTCGTTCTCGGCGAACTGCAGGACGTTGCAGAGGACATCGTCAAGTTCGCCATGGAGCAGATGTTCGCGGGAACAATAGCTGAAGGCGCGGAGATAATCTTCGAGGAGGAAGAGGCCATATTCAAGTGCCGTAACTGTGGTCACACATGGAAGCTCAAGGAAGTGAAGGACAAATTCGACGAGCGCATTAAGGAAGACATCCACTTCATTCCGGAGGTCGTCCACGCGTTTTTAGCGTGTCCGAAGTGTGGAAGCCACGACTTTGAAGTTGTTCAGGGCAGGGGTGTTTACGTCGCTGGGATAATGATTGAGAAGGAGGGAGGGAAATGA